The Anomaloglossus baeobatrachus isolate aAnoBae1 chromosome 5, aAnoBae1.hap1, whole genome shotgun sequence genome includes the window tttggtgatgtccatgggttccagacttaaggcagtgattgcctccaaaggattcgcaacaaaatattgaaaataaaaatattttgtttgggtttggtttatttgtccaattacttttgacctcctaaaatgtggagtgtttgtaaagaaatgtgtacaattcctacaatttctatcagatatttttgttcaaaccttcaaattaaacgttacaatctgcacttgaattctgttgtagaggtttcatttcaaatccaatgtggtggcatgcagagcccaactcgcgaaaattgtgtcactgtccaaatatttctggacctaactgtactctaTATCCAAGAAAAATGGCAAATAGGGCTATTCcagctaacactagggcagtgaatatcacttcCATTAGAcaggacaaacacagacagacacactatTCCCTTAGCAACACTCACTATCTATGGCAGTCGACAAGGACAAAAGCACAGAAAAAACATCTACTGGCAAGAGTTATCAGAGTTCAGTAGTGAGCCGCCAATtacccagtttctactcacagtgtccCTCTTGCAGCAGTgaggaaagaggaggacagagatgGAGAGCAAAAGAGCAGaagaaggttcaactcttacctggccaggtgtttttggtccccacgtctggtcccctCGTCCTCGGGCGCcagaaatgttaggttgacctatgggtcacaactgttgccagtgaTGTCCAAATGTGGAGGGGGTCCCGGTCACCCTCCCGGCTCCTCTCAGCCTTAATGAGATACAGACAACGATATCTGCACATAAGGCTCGAGTGTGCGCTCGGAACAACTAGTTTATTTTCacacatacagggtttatcaagCTAATTTGGGCGTAGCTATGTCGTATGCATAATCATTAGTTTCGATTCTCATCATAAGCGTGGATTTAACTTCTCAGCAAAAAACAAAACTTTCATTGTCTTTGGCTAGGCGCAAGTCTTATCTCTGTCCTTGGGAAGACATAACTTCATTCTTCTCAGCATCTGAAACGTAGCTGGGTCTGTTTGTGTTTTCTTGCGAGCAGCGAGAATTTTTGTGAATTTCTATCCAACTAAAGTTAACTCTTTCTTCACACAACACACAAACTGCTCCTCAGAAACATAACATGAGCCTATACTGACTTACAGAATCGCACTCACGGATTTCTATCCATGACCCCAGTCAAATGAAGCGAACCTTCTCTCTCTCAGGAGGTCCCTTCAGAGAGGATTAATAACCTCTATCCCAAGTCCAGCTGCCTCTTTTCTTCTCCCACAGGCGGCTCCTCAGACACCCGTATCTCTGGTTCTTAAAGTTCACGGAACGCCTCCACCAGAGGTATGGTAGCCTCCAAGCACTGACTCCTGCCAGTGTTTTCACAGGACTTCTCCCTGGGGCTCCTTCCCACATCCCAGCACTTGCCATACTTGCTGCAGACTCTCCACCTGTCAAACACACATAGACTCCATTTTACCTGTATCATGTGACACATTAGATACACCCATGGGtagggtatgtggatggccagtcccacccatctcttgaGCCATCCAGGAACCTGACCCTGTGAATAATATACTAAAACATGGCACTACAAGTAGCAATACGGACTACCAGTTTCACACTTCTGTGTTACATATCGGCCATTAAGAATGGAGCCAGTTGCCAGGCCAAGTTTCAGCAATGGCTGACTCCACTGAACCTAGAGCCAGGGAAGGCAGTGTGCGATAACTGTGGAAACATAGTGGCGGCCCAAGCCGGGGAAACCTCAAACAAGTGTATTCcatggctcatgtcctcaacccggctgtacagcaatttctaggctgACATCCGCCTTTCACACCCCAAGGCTAATCGACTTGCATCACTACAGAGATCTTTTGGCCTACCGTTTAACCAATTCctatgcaatgtgccgacatggtGGAATTACACTCTGCATGATGcaacgactgtggcagcagcaaGCCCTGGTGTAGTATGTCATGACACATAGCCTGGGACAACACAGTCTGGTCGTGGGGAAAATCTCGCTTCAGGAGAGTGCACAGATGAAGGActtctgcacccttctgcagagtttcaaaatggctactaagatggttaaCGCTGATGAAgctatcatcatcatcactatTCCGAACATCTACATGCTGGACACACATTGAATAGTCTGCGGGAAGAGGAGGATGCAGAGGAGGATGCGGAAAAGATACCAATACCTCTAAGGGTCTGGACTGTCGTTGCACAGACAGGTGACATGGGAGGGTGTTGTACAGCCATCGAGGCaggctcatggtaccagacaaactgttagtgaaggAGCAGGAGCTGAGGAACAAGTGATGCAGGAAGAGGGGATGGGAGCGCCACGGTcatgagatgaagaagatattaatcccttttttgttgtttgtggttggtggtaggggacagaggaagcaagcttgagtgttaccctgcCACCAATGGAAGCTGTCCACACATGAGCACCtttttgctgcactatctgcaacaagaTTTCCGAattgttatgattagaaatagtgctgactactgagttgccactgtttgatccacggtacaagagtaaattttgccagatgcttctCTCCCCCTAGAAAGAGACGCGCACTTGCTGGACTATTGAAACAAGCTTGTACACACGCTTAATGTGGTTCCGACATcaatgaggcacacagtgtgcatcgctGTTCTAGGGTTCCAACCCCAGTAATGTAGAGTTGTCATCACCGCAGAAACCTTAGCAGCAGTTGAAGTGGCAGCAGCAAATTCTGTGATGTGTGGCACACATTTTGTTAGTTCATCCTGTGCACTAGCAGAACAGATTACAAGTCTGCCGCACAGtcaatgactggagaggatggtgcaggagtatctagagctcaatatcaatgccatcGAGAGGGGGGACTGCATATTTTGCATATTGGTCTTTAAAAATGGAAgcctggcctgagcttgccactcacGCCTTGGAGGTTTTGTCCTGCCCGGCAgctagcgttctctcggaacatgtcttcagcactgctggtggtgtcctgacaGATTAGGACATCcatctgtcccctgaaagtgtacactgcttaactttcatcaagatgaacaagtaatggatctccaatgacttttccacaCCAGTCGCAAACTATGAAGACTGGGCGATGGTGTAGTtgtcagtgtgctgcattgatctcacgttattgcagtctgtgacacctttgttgtgccttctgtggctgctgttactactgctgctgatgttactagcAAGTGTCTTGGTGGCGCAACAATCAAAGTGTGTCCATCACTAttacttttacaatttggctttttgtATGTATCaagcacctaatattcctcctCTTTGCTTTTTCCTGAGTCATGACACGCCAAATTTTTTGGAAATGGAGACTCTTATTTGGGTCTCCTTGTTgagtgttgcctgtagtggcaatggtctcagagcactaggcctacacctgtcactcatccacctcttaatattaacttaaagaggaccaaccagcaggatttttatatataaagttaatccagtgctgtactggcgctaggatgctgaatataagcataccttttgttctgagattggatgttttattacagTACTATTTGCAAGTAAAGTTATAGAAATGCATTGCTATTTGACTGACCGGTGCAACAGGagtgggaatatgtgggtcgggacaGGGTCATATATTTTCATTTCCAAAAAAGggctagggattatttttgggggaggtcttattttttttttccatgaacaacaatcacgCATTTATGTTTTCATTTACCTTGAAGGTGTATGATGGCCAGCTTTAGGATTAGTAACTACAGATGAGCAAACCTCAGGCTCAGGGTTCGGGAAAAGACGAGAAAATCAGTCAGCTGAGTATCGCGCTTGGCTTGTGCGTGTGTGATTACCTGCATCCAGTGCgatgtgggaagtgttttttcaggtCAAATTTGGCTTACAATTAGCGTTGGAAAATGTGTTGTTcactgtgaataaaaaaaaaaaatcaaatacagCTTGCATACCTCCAGAAGTGTTTGGCTATGGGCCAAAAGCAATACACTTCCGGAGCTATATGGGCagtgtttgttattttttttttttatcaattctcCATGAACAAAACATCTTGCAATGCTGAATGTAAGCCAAATATGACCTGAAAAAAACCCTACTTCCTGCAGCGCACAGGATGCAGGTAATCAGGTAAGCTGAGCACGATATCTGTCTGATTTTCTCGTCTTTTTCCAAACCCGAGCCTCGAGCCTGAGGTTCGCTCAGCTCTATTAGTAACCTTAACTTACATTCACAAATgctggtgcagtgtcagtgtgtcttATGGTAAGACTTACTGGCACTCTCAAAACACTTTGTGTGGCAGTGACACTCTTCTTCACTATGTGGAGTGGGAGTCTGGAGTGGGACTTGGGAATGGTTGTTGTGACGTCAGACGTGGCTGCTTATGCGGGAGCAAGAAGGGCCGGACGGGAAGCGGGATCCAAGATGCGCCACTATAGAGGTAGAAGGTTGGACCCTGGAGTGGCAGCCAAGCCCACACCATAGCGCAGTAGTAAAAATGTGCTTCAGACGAAACCTCATTCAATATTATAAggtagatggagacactttggaccacATTTGGTATATGTTCTGGTGATGTCTATATTTTTGGGCGTGCAAATATCTGTGGCCGACCATACTCGTACACTAAAAAGACACCTAAAATGAAAATGGTATATGGTCTAGTGGTCCAGCTTGCTTCAAACCCCGATGCACGTTTTGTGTGTTTAGTCTTCCTcggggaaggagcgcccctgaggaaGACTTAACGCACGAAACGCGCATCGGGGTTTGCAGCAAGCAGGACCACCAGACCATATACCAAGGTAGCGGACTTTTTCATATACTTTCTATATACTGCTTATTCACTCTACTTATCTGTTATGCTGATTGTGTATGCCTTGGTTGcacaaggtatttgctaatatcataCCAGGGCACTAGGATATTGCATGGCTTAATTTGATTCTGTGTAAACGCTATCCGTCTGATAGTACTAATGGTCGGTGTTCGCACTTTGCACTTTAGGTACCTGTCTATCTGCTGCTAATAGGGAATATTTCTGTCTATAGTTTGTATTTAACAATAAACTGCATGAATTGTTTTAGATCACAGACAATTAATGCTATGTGTTTAAGCCGATTATCATTATCATTATCATCACAGAAGAAATTGTTTTTAAcatttcttcaataaaatttggtattttttttatcgtatttttcggactgtaagacgcaccggaccataagaggcaccctggttttagagaaggaaaataggaaaataaaattttatgcaaaaaatgtggtcatgacacactgttatggggtgaggatctgctgctgaaactattatgggggtaatgtccccaaattctctactaaggtatcccatcctggtattgatcctcctgccgtgtgtgtgtgtttgtgtgtgtatgtatatatatatatatatatcctgtggcacacaaaataaataaaaataaacgtttatactcacctttcctcgctccacgcagcatcgcttgtcctcctgtctgtgccggcagtgctgtgtggagccggccacgatccctgaagCATTGCGATATCCTCCTGTCTGTGAcggcgcggctgtgtgtggacacgtgctcacagagatgacgtcatcgctgtgagcactgcttgtctccacacagccgcggccggcacagacaggaggagatcgcggtgttgcaggggaatggtgagtatactgattcactgccccccgcgctgatgatgatgcacggggggcagtgaatatagccgcacatgatcattccaggctgtagttgccaggggtgatcatgtggccgGCTGATTAGTAAGCgctcatcccccgcccatcatcccgcccacctgtcagcgccggcttcagcgctaagagagatgggcgtgcatatgaaatgagcgggcccacgtggccacggcaggcgctgctgcagcctgcttgtgcccctgatgacccgctccaccctcattccccgcagccctacattcagactataagacacaccccccacattcccccaacatttgggggggaaaatgcgtcttatagtctgaaaagtaTGGTAAATATTGCTGTTTTGGTCACTACTGCTTTATTCGGTGTCTATTGCTTGCACTTAATTGGGAATTTTTTGATTTGTAAGTTTGCTACGGTGACTATTTGCGGAGTTTGTGATAAttgatatataatttattttttttttacggtaTTTACTGTACAGAATAAATAATGTGACCCTTATGTAACTCGGGTTGTCCTAGCCATGTCAATACCAATTATgcgtacatttttaaaaaaaattcctttTACTGCAAAAGCTGCGTTCAAGTGGAAAATGTCTCTTAGTCCTTGCATTGATCTCTGCAGTTTGTATTACTGTCTTCTTCAACTAGTAAATTGTATTAAAATTAATTTGTTTAAAAATGCAGCActctaaaaaaaatgtatttttttgttcttggcagatgactgtgcaTCAGAGGGATATCTCACATTTACTAATGTTGAAGCAGCTGATAATGATATCACGTCATATATATATGAAGATCATGACATCATTCCAGATATACCATCAGTCCTTCACAAGAAAAATCTATCATTTATTCCTTATCAACAGGACCTATCTTCAGATTCATTACAGAATGTTAATCAAAATGAAAATAAAAGGGATGCTGAACATCAAAAATCTCATACGGGGGAAaaaacattttcatgttcagaatgtggaaaatgttttacccaTAAATCAAGTCTCACTGTACATcatagaattcacacaggggaaaagccatttccatgttcagaatgtgagaaatgttttaataCCACAGGAGATCTTGTTAAACATAAAagcactcacacaggggagaagccattttcatgtttagaatgtggaaaatcttTTAGCATTAAATCACAACTTATTAAACATCAGACAatccacacaggggaaaagccattttcatgttcattatgtggaaaatgttttaatagGAAAGGAACTCTTACTGCgcatcataaaattcacacaggggagaagccattttcatgtccagaatgtggtatGACTTTTACCTACAAAACATCTCTTGTTGCACATAAGAAAatccatacaggggagaagccattctcttgttcagaatgtgggcaatgttttaacAGGAAAGCAAGTTTTactgtacatcagagaattcacaccggggaaaagccattttcatgcccagaatgtgggaaatgctttaaaagcaaacaaaattttggtacacataagaaaattcacacaggggagaagccatatttttgtgcagaatgtgggaaatgttttaccaacaAATCAAATCTAACtgcacatcaaagaattcacacaggggtgaagccatttacATGTCACGAATGTGGAAATTGTTTTACTAACAGAGGAGAACTTGTTaaacataaaagcatgcacacaggggagaagccattttcatgtcacgAATGTGGAAATACTTATAGCATTAAATCAGAGCTTGTTAGACATCAGATAatccacacaggggaaaagccattttcatgttcattatgtggtaaatgttttaacaGGAAAGAAAATCTTactgtacatcagagaattcacacaggggagaaaccattttcatgtccagaatgtgggaaaaatTTTACCTACAAAGCAGCTCTTGTTGCACATAtgataattcacacaggggagtggccatattcttgttcagaatgtgggaaatgttttaataagaAATCAAATCTTAAGGTACATTTGAGAACTCATACAGGGTATaatccattttcatgcccagaatgtggggaTTATTGTTGCTGTAAATCAACTCTTGATATGAATCAAACAATACACACAGAAGAGCGATTTTCACATTTAGAATAGGAAAATGTTTAAACAAAGAAGTTTATGTAATTTCTCTGTTTAAGAAAATATAAAGTAGCCATTTCATATTTTATAAAATTATGTTATTAATTGTACAAGAAATATTACATTAAAAGTTATAGTCAAAATTAAGTTACAAGTCTAAAAGGGAAAGCAATTTAGAACaataaattaaaataaagaaaCCTGTATCGTCGAGGGAGAGTTGATATATAGTTTGTATAGAAATAAAAGTAAGAATTACATTAAGGATCTGAGATTCACCCCCCAGCCTGATTTCACCTTCCAGActtggccaaattttacaattttaccagtgtcactttatggtgGTAATAACTCTGCAACGTGTCAACACATCTGAATGATTATGAAATTGATTTTTCGTGTCTCATTATACATCATATTAGTGGAACATTTTAGTCAACATAATTTGCATTTTACTTTTGAAAATATATAGAAATTTTgataaaaaatatgaaaattttgggtttttttttttccttttttttctttttgtatgagAAAAATTGATTATACTCAGACCACACTCTGGTCAAACCCTGATCAATGTCTGGTCCAACATGGGCAGAATTTTTTTCGTTGTAGTGGTGTCCAGAACAAATTTAAAGATttgctttttttcaattttttgcaaGTATGTTGAGAACAGAAGAGCTTAGCGAGCCGGTATCCAGTCTAAAACTTCCCGGAGTGTCTGATTTACCTATGCGGCAAATTTGGGCCCAACATTTTCCTGTGAATTTATATTTGCTTTTACGTTGCTCTTTCTTTTTGCAAATATCTCGAACGATTGGCTCTATAAATCTAATTTAAAAATGTCAAAAGCGCCTGATTTGCCTACGATGCTAATTTGAGGCCGAACAGTTCAATCATTTCTTTATAAATTAATATTTGATATTGTGTTGTGCTTTTTTGGTGAATATCTCTTTAACCTTTCTGTGTCTCTTATTTACCAATGTGCCTAATTTGGTGCGCATTGGTTTTGTGATTTGGCCATGCATAAGAAACTGATAACAGAATAAAATGgcatatatgtgtgacgcccctggactagtccagggtgtcacagggaactgcactattctctatccttggtgcagggcccaccctccttggttccggggtccgcaacagtgattctgtactaacagcacaaatcctagtcacccaaacactacacttgtcaggcacaccaggggcgtggttccagctgggaaaggaaccgcccacctatgagtcagacaggctggtgggaggagtcagttagacagttggtagtaactgaaaaagagagaggacctggggattaagagctccctgaggagagcctggctgggtcgcagacagtggcctgtacttgacggctcagagattagcggcgtcagcacagcggagggataggacttcccacacagagcagtcacagaaaatcccacgtgccagctgctaagagcaggtcccaattaaaaagagggacgggacccgaaggtttcaagccaacggggccagggacacacacagtatacagtgtatggaggaaggctccagtccaccacagaatcactgaaagagaccaccgcacgtgcagtcaccgagtgcagcagtaccaagagactttgtttacctcagagtctgtgtccactgaatgcgtcatcacacctgagtgagtaccctggctccccagcgccctgccggccctatatcaatataggctgttcctacctattccctaccctgagtcccggggcccctacctgcggagggaatcaccaccaggctgccccaacaccatcagccccggcactcccatacagcagcggcggtattccttattaccgcacaccgcaggtggcgtcacaaatattctcccccgtaaaaaacctttttgtttttcatcaaagtgtctgccgagcagtccgactgctgctagggcgtcacacattgatttttggcgtcacgaacaggatggcaaggaaaaggtgattgcatacgccagcaggaaactccgtccaacagaaagaaatcctgagaactatagttctttcaagctggagttcttagcacttgtttgggcagtgacagagaagtttaagcattacctggcttctgcaaaattcaccgtatatacagacaataacccgttgacacacctggacacggcgaagcttggagctttggagcagcggtgggtagcacgactggcaaattacgatttcactataaagtacagggctggtcgcaagaacgctaacgctgatgcgttgtccaggatgccccagttgtgtgatgatgggaggcatgaagatgacctggaggagattgagatacctgctttccatcgccctactgatagagtgaaaccccgatattatagtgatcagcaagaggcgaccttcaacccattgccccaccatggttggcaagaagcccaagataatgaccctgcaatcagattgataaaggcattgatatccgaggctgattcacaccttgaaccagatgctccagaagaagctaagaaattgtggaaagaaagaagtcgtctgtgtttccatggaggcaagttgtgcagaagtctcattaatccaaaaacgcatgagagaatatgccagatagtaatacccacagcatatgcaccagtggtgttggaggcctatcatgatagagctgggcactttggttggaagaagttggaaatgttgctgagaagtcgcttttattggactgggatgagagataccatagaagcttggtgcaggaactgtggtccatgtacattcaggagaaaagatagcaccagtcagcgagcgccattgcaaccaatagtaactacccagcctctagaactcgttgccttagaccacgtcaagctcacaccaagcaggaatgggtacacctatgcactcaccatagtagatcactattcaagattcctggtggtggtacctgtcaaagatctaactgccagcactgcggcgaaggctttccaggcacatttctgcagaccccacggttacccagatcacgtcctaacagatcaaggtcccgcttttgaagcagaaatctaccaggaattttgtaaattgtatgggtgtaagaagatacgcactgccccctaccacgcacaaacaaatgggatgtgtgagaagatgaactatgtagtcatcaacctgctgaaaactctaccccttgaggagcggaacgagtggcctgaaaaattgccagatcttgtggacatgtacaatagtattcctgtgagttccactaaatgcacacccgcttatctcatgagggctagacctgggagactgccagtggatctggagatggaagttgagatgcctgaagtttattccccaaatgcagattgggataccaagcgtagagctcaatacaggcaaattcaagagtatgtcgaggagaatctggaccaaagtagggaaaagcaagaaagaagctttaacaagcaagcccaagcccctccattttcaccaggagaagtggtcttaaaaagaaaaagaaagatgcataaactggacgaccagtgggaaagagagccatatgtggtccagccttccaatttcaacaaccagaagacctgtcttgtcagcaaggaccaaggaagaaccacagctgtaatttcccgtgaccacttgaaaaagtgccctgaacccctgaacatccagaaggaagaacagccccaacctcaagtgactgagaaaaagaagagagtgatccacaccatcctaggtgacttcccggaagattggcctatgtacaatggagcagtgattgtgcctgtactcacattcccgcaacccgcggaagaaccagaaccaaggaggcctgaaatcattgcacctagagaagtacccataccagcaccacgaacacgtagattaccacctacaacacctagcaccagtagtagggaacaggtagtagcaaacaccacagtacaagggttagagggaagccaggagctgagaaggtccacccgtgtgaactttggtcagcccccacataggttcagagatgaggaatggtagcggaacccagctactctaccctaatgtaaatagtctaaatatagagtaaatttaaaaatgtttagtattttccatgcttttaattctactattttccatgctaaagatagtcatgtaagacatgttgatatagagtgttgataagaagaatgttgattttatttcaattacctggattcatgacctgattgacgaccaatgataagttttattgaaaatggacctttggctacaggactggtggtagccagcacgaactggtgctattgtaaatggttatttcccattcatagccacggactgcatccccacctacaggagaagacacaggtggaggagagacctgggagacatatggcccaggtctggccaccaacaggagcggtggcttgcctccttttggaactttgggggtgggatgaaggattgggaaagcgaaacgttgggttcaagtgcctcccctgcgtgggatggatagatatgtttttcttattaaaatgttcactttttgcagataaaaataaacactctgggtgcactgtagctcagggacgagctacgtttaaccaagggggaatgtgacgcccctggactagtccagggtgtcacagggaactgcactattctctatccttggtgcagggcccaccctccttggttccggggtccgcaacagtgattctgtactaacagcacaaatcctagtcactcaaacactacacttgtcaggcacaccaggggcgtggttccagctgggaaaggaaccgcccacctatgagtcagacaggctggtgggaggagtcagttagacagttggtagtaactgaaaaagagagaggacctggggattaagagctccctgaggagagcctggctgggtcgcagacagtggcctgtacttgacggctcagagattagcgg containing:
- the LOC142312361 gene encoding uncharacterized protein LOC142312361, whose amino-acid sequence is MDRTGEVRTLEMSGVRFITVSLHNQDYTVVKKTSSERSQAPVSEGWGRPLSPITGPPPHPPIHEDINDQKILELTYKMIELLTGEVPIRCQDVTVYFSMEEWEYLEGHKDLYKDVMMVDPQPLTSPVLSSKRTTPERCPSPLLPQDCKQEDPDVPQDHQGEDLTHINTTETYVRGDERSKEEIPTDDSADDCASEGYLTFTNVEAADNDITSYIYEDHDIIPDIPSVLHKKNLSFIPYQQDLSSDSLQNVNQNENKRDAEHQKSHTGEKTFSCSECGKCFTHKSSLTVHHRIHTGEKPFPCSECEKCFNTTGDLVKHKSTHTGEKPFSCLECGKSFSIKSQLIKHQTIHTGEKPFSCSLCGKCFNRKGTLTAHHKIHTGEKPFSCPECGMTFTYKTSLVAHKKIHTGEKPFSCSECGQCFNRKASFTVHQRIHTGEKPFSCPECGKCFKSKQNFGTHKKIHTGEKPYFCAECGKCFTNKSNLTAHQRIHTGVKPFTCHECGNCFTNRGELVKHKSMHTGEKPFSCHECGNTYSIKSELVRHQIIHTGEKPFSCSLCGKCFNRKENLTVHQRIHTGEKPFSCPECGKNFTYKAALVAHMIIHTGEWPYSCSECGKCFNKKSNLKVHLRTHTGYNPFSCPECGDYCCCKSTLDMNQTIHTEERFSHLE